One genomic region from Lonchura striata isolate bLonStr1 chromosome 23, bLonStr1.mat, whole genome shotgun sequence encodes:
- the KCNJ5 gene encoding G protein-activated inward rectifier potassium channel 4 isoform X1, translating into MAGDSRIFMNQDMDIGVTSREPKKIPKQARDDVPIATDRTRLISAEGKKPRQRYMEKSGKCNVHHGNVQETYRYLSDLFTTLVDLKWRFNLLVFTMVYTITWLFFGFIWWLIAYIRGDLDHLEDENWIPCVENLSGFVSAFLFSIETETTIGYGHRVITEKCPEGIVLLLVQAILGSIVNAFMVGCMFVKISQPKKRAETLMFSNNAVISMRDEKLCLMFRVGDLRNSHIVEASIRAKLIKSKQTKEGEFIPLNQTDINVGFDTGDDRLFLVSPLIISHEINEKSPFWEMSRTQLEKEEFEIVVILEGMVEATGMTCQARSSYMDTEVLWGHRFTPVLTLEKDFYEVDYNSFHSTYETHTPVCCAKELAQSRREGQLLGPLPGLGRDTGTAREEEEEEEEGREPAGLSGANGTAGEGKEEVPV; encoded by the exons ATGGCTGGAGATTCCCGGATCTTCATGAACCAGGACATGGACATCGGGGTCACATCCCGGGAGCCCAAGAAGATCCCCAAGCAGGCTCGGGACGATGTCCCCATTGCCACGGACAGGACCCGGCTCATTTCTGCCGAGGGGAAGAAGCCACGGCAGCGGTACATGGAGAAGAGCGGCAAGTGCAACGTGCACCACGGGAATGTCCAGGAGACCTACCGGTACCTCAGCGACCTCTTCACCACCCTGGTGGACCTCAAGTGGCGCTTCAACCTGCTGGTCTTCACCATGGTGTACACCATCACCTGGCTGTTCTTTGGGTTCATCTGGTGGCTCATCGCCTACATCCGGGGAGACCTGGACCACCTGGAGGATGAGAACTGGATCCCCTGCGTTGAAAACCTCAGCGGATTCGTGTCGGCGTTCCTGTTTTCCATCGAGACCGAGACGACCATCGGATACGGCCACAGGGTCATCACGGAGAAGTGTCCTGAGGGCATTGTGCTGCTCCTGGTCCAGGCCATCCTGGGCTCTATCGTCAACGCCTTCATGGTGGGATGCATGTTCGTCAAGATCAGCCAACCAAAGAAGAGGGCGGAGACCCTCATGTTCTCCAACAACGCCGTCATTTCCATGAGGGATGAGAAGCTCTGCCTCATGTTCCGGGTCGGGGACCTCCGCAATTCCCACATTGTCGAGGCTTCCATTCGAGCCAAACTGATTAAGTCCAAACAGACCAAAGAAGGAGAGTTTATTCCCCTGaatcaaactgacatcaacgtGGGATTTGACACTGGAGATGACAGGctgttcctggtgtcccctcTCATCATCTCACATGAGATCAATGAGAAAAGCCCCTTCTGGGAGATGTCCCGcacccagctggagaaggaggagtTTGAGATTGTGGTCATCCTGGAAGGAATGGTGGAGGCCACAG GGATGACTTGCCAGGCTCGCAGCTCCTACATGGACACCGAGGTGCTGTGGGGACACCGCTTCACCCCCGTGCTCACCCTGGAGAAGGATTTTTACGAGGTGGACTATAACAGCTTCCACAGCACCTATGAGACCCACACGCCCGTGTGCTGTGCCAAGGAGCTGGCCCAGTCCCGCCGGGAAGGGCAGCTCCTCGGGCCCCTGCCCGGCCTGGGccgggacacagggacagccagggaggaggaggaggaggaggaggaaggcagggagCCGGCAGGACTGAGCGGAGCCAACGGGACAGCgggagaggggaaggaagaggTGCCTGTAtaa